From Mauremys mutica isolate MM-2020 ecotype Southern chromosome 17, ASM2049712v1, whole genome shotgun sequence, one genomic window encodes:
- the LOC123351770 gene encoding IgGFc-binding protein-like, producing MGQEFITAFMQNYQISYSQADFQLFVSGYSPSTTVTVEVNKSPFRHSFQLGQGQTVSVKIPANAEMSGTTKFCNTVLVQADKDVSVMSLNAKELTADTSVVFPVQSLGVEYYIVTPAGDVSGTYKEFSVMAWREPTTVEIYLKGSVRFQEQVYPAGSKITVSLSPYEAVQFQSSQDLSGTRVVSLKPVAVQSGHSCAQKNTKCNHVAEQLLPISRWGTAFFVPPMPFQASYDLVYVVASQATQLTYLSGGAQRSQGLVSGQVLQLEVSLAKPLYISASAGIQVFFFCTGGTQGIMRYDPFLVSIPDVSSYCASYSIAGQQGFQNYAIIVAKTASAAGITMDRRLLSGVRWNPIPGTEYSWGEFNLGIGASARSVEHPSATFGLLSVGIAQQNGYGVAALCQSATPVPSCSSVQCRKKETCQMTNGRPGCVATSVATCWALGDPHYRTFDGRNYDFMGTCTYTLAKTFSSDSALPAFHVTAKNENRGNQRVAYVGFVTVQVYGYTISVVRNEYGLVRVNAQHSRLPISLMEGKLKLYQSGGSVVIETDFSLRVTYDWVSSLVVKISSSFWESVRGLCGNYNGEPGDDFATPTGALAASPVEFGKSWKVEDGDRFCWDDCHGVCKSCSPELVGRYKAEPFCGWITKGAGGPFSRCHSVIDPKIYLDNCVYDLCMNDGLKEMLCRALTSYADACRREGVDISEWRSLTGCTLPCPENSQYQLYGSACPATCNDRAAPNNCSSPCVETCQCNEGFVLDAGKCIPKAGCGCEFEGRLYAPGEQFWGDGACMRRCVCNPQTRQASCQVAGCRTGEQCRVEKGIQNCYPISYASCATSGYSHYRSFDGQRFDFQGTCQYQLAGLSKKSQELVDFRVLVQNARRDGRSVSFSKVVQLHVYGVETTVSWAFRGKIMVNGVLTNLPYQVGTGKISMYQRGWDAVIQTDFGLTVTFDWHSRATVTVPSTYASALGGLCGNFNGDRSDEPAGKDGAGAGRSWRVAEPQGCGEVDVGACPDLEALANRQRGINTECGIILEKTGPFRECHSKIDPEGFFLDCVSDYCASKGQLAVLGQVIAGYASACQAAGLTVYPWRYHVFWKPACPRNSHYEICAWGCQPTCSSLYAPVQCSAQCWEGCVCDEGFVLSGDRCVPMSQCGCIHQGFYYQAGETFQPTCQEQCVCRAGGDVACKGSSCGPNEECKVAGGIRRCHPVGSATCTVSGSSRYITFDGTAANFQGTCTYALATTCANAQKLTPFAVHLENKPWGTRQVSVAKLVSIRLYGTTLALLQGMRGLIRVDGVSHNLPVVVADGRLWAYQHGGNVLVQTDFGLTVSYNLLYNVRVTVPGNYQGQMCGLCGNYNGRQDDEFLLPDGRVAPNVAAFASAWKIPVPGVACADGCAGNSCPVCEETKKDVFKQRNYCGLLTAPDGPFATCHSTVSPTVYFNNCLNDLCLGNGDSQLLCQSLHSYVTACQDAGAPIQPWRSASFCPLSCPANSHYEVCADLCTATCAGITESTPCLETCAEGCQCDDGFFFDGLDCVTVESCGCFEKGRYYKPNETVLVSECQQRCSCSPARGLSCESHSCASDETCEIKDGVMGCINKDPCKSLRCRTKETCKVESGRATCVPDYKKTCWGWGDPHYHTFDGLNFDFQGTCTYTLAKYCGTDPTLEPFTIDEKNDNRGGNQAVSYVRLTNIYVYGYNISIYKKEVGKVRLNDIVTSLPLTLADGKLRLFQSGLSAVLQTAFGLEVSFDWNWLLEVTLPSSYYGATCGLCGNYNQDPADDMATPAGARLSLVVEWAASWKVRDRDPFCWHVCQGKCPTCEEEQRQRYHRDEACGLIAKVDGPFRECHRKLSPDNFFDSCVYDVCLNGGAKSMLCQALGAYAASCRKEGVVVRDWRTQSGCTLPCPENSHYEACGNACPASCSDRTAPSSCREPCVETCQCNDGYVLSAGQCVPVGSCGCDYNGQYYKPSEEFWADENCRSRCRCDPRLGMVVCQETSCKASERCAVVNGVRGCHAISYSTCTASGDHHYTTFTGRRYDFQGTCIYQLAGLCSRDPTLTPFNITIWNNRGSRALSFAKVMTLEVYGRTITVSQQHPRRIQVDGVFVDLPFYHEEKLQAYVSGAQVLIKTAFALIVTFDGSGLVRVTVPNTYTNALCGLCGNGNQSPGQDLTMRDGSRAANAVQFAESWKVGDVPGCSSSCTGDCPVCSEAQRQPYKGDQYCGVITRGDGPFRQCHGAIDPAPFFNDCLSDTCQYKGHYSALCDAIGAYMTACQAGGIQIGPWRTASFCSPTCPRNSHYELCGSGCPATCHGLSAPDNCDAPCAEGCFCDAGFLLSGDRCVPVAQCGCVHQGRYYRKGEEFYASASCQERCRCQDNGVVECQEASCGANEQCRVENGVLGCHAMGCGKCTVAGDSHYLTFDGRAFDFQGSCTYTLAELCSSSSRLANFSLVVEKESSGDGRVARTRSLVVSVRGYAITVERGRKWAVVVNGELYALPLALDSGRIRVNQEGKNVVVQTDFGLKVLYDASYYALVSVPSSYKGNVCGLCGNFNGDKNDDFLLPGGKSARNADEFGASWKVPVDGATCADGCGERCPVCDAAKTAPYQVESSCGLIRTASGPFRDCHLLVSPAEYFNHCLYDMCATNGAGETLCQSLQAYAAACQAAGAKIRAWRTASFCPLACPANSHYELCTRSCDFTCAGLSTPAQCTSKCFEGCQCDVGYAADGEGCMSMDRCGCVRDGRYVKAGESVVSSDCSEKCTCRATGGLVCEPHSCPAGEACVLQDGVRGCVKREGRCTLVPGARLTSFDGAWGKILDSGAYEVASLCNSSAPSWFRVVVEVQQCSSGGVVAGAAIYIFFPEAFVVVKRNKETWVNGRPVPLPAKISNVSVSESQGGVAVVQASGLQVLFSPSGEVTLRVGESLANKLCAPCGNFNGNMSDDLRLPSGQVTGNLAEVVAAWKARDFSGCKE from the exons ATGGGCCAGGAGTTCATCACGGCCTTCATGCAGAATTACCAGATCAGCTACTCCCAGGCTGACTTCCAGCTCTTTGTCTCCGGCTACTCGCCCTCCACCACCGTCACCGTCGAGGTGAATAAGTCCCCGTTCCGCCACAGCTTCCAGCTCGGCCAGGGCCAGACGGTCTCGGTGAAGATCCCGGCCAATGCTGAGATGTCCGGCACCACCAAGTTCTGCAACACCGTCCTGGTGCAGGCAGACAAGGATGTCTCGGTGATGTCGCTCAATGCCAAGGAGCTGACGGCTGACACTAGCGTGGTGTTCCCGGTCCAGAGCCTGGGCGTAGAGTACTACATCGTCACGCCAGCTGGAGACGTCTCTGGGACCTACAAAGAGTTCTCCGTCATGGCATGGCGGGAGCCCACCACCGTGGAAATCTACCTGAAGGGCAGTGTGAGGTTCCAAGAGCAGGTCTACCCGGCTGGCAGCAAGATCACTGTCTCCCTTTCGCCCTACGAGGCTGTCCAATTCCAGAGCAGCCAGGACCTGTCTGGCACCCGGGTGGTGTCCCTGAAGCCGGTGGCAGTGCAGAGCGGGCACAGCTGTGCCCAGAAGAACACCAAGTGCAACCACGTGGCCGAGCAGCTGTTGCCTATCTCCAGGTGGGGCACGGCTTTCTTCGTGCCACCGATGCCCTTCCAGGCCAGCTACGACCTGGTATACGTGGTCGCCTCCCAAGCCACGCAACTCACCTACCTCTCTGGGGGGGCCCAGAGGAGCCAGGGTCTGGTGTCTGGGCAGGTCCTGCAGTTGGAGGTGAGTCTGGCCAAACCACTGTACATCTCAGCCAGTGCTGGCATTCAAGTCTTCTTCTTCTGCACTGGCGGGACTCAGGGCATCATGCGTTACGACCCCTTCTTGGTCAGCATCCCGGACGTCTCCAGCTACTGTGCCTCCTACTCCATCGCTGGCCAGCAGGGCTTCCAGAACTATGCCATCATTGTGGCCAAGACTGCATCGGCCGCCGGCATCACCATGGATCGGCGACTCCTTAGCGGGGTGCGCTGGAACCCGATTCCTGGCACGGAGTATTCCTGGGGAGAGTTCAACCTGGGAATCGGGGCCAGTGCCCGCTCAGTGGAGCACCCCAGTGCCACCTTTGGGCTGCTGAGCGTCGGTATCGCTCAGCAGAATGGCTACGGTGTGGCCGCCCTTTGCCAGAGTG CAACCCCAGTGCCCTCCTGCAGCTCCGTGCAGTGCCGGAAGAAGGAGACCTGCCAGATGACTAATGGCAGACCCGGGTGCGTGGCCACCTCCGTGGCAACTTGCTGGGCGCTTGGTGATCCCCACTACCGCACCTTCGATGGGCGCAACTACGACTTCATGGGCACCTGCACCTACACCCTGGCCAAGACCTTCAGCTCGGATTCAGCTCTCCCAGCTTTCCACGTCACGGCTAAGAATGAGAACCGGGGCAACCAGAGAGTTGCCTACGTGGGCTTTGTGACCGTGCAGGTCTATGGCTACACCATCTCTGTGGTCAGAAATGAATACGGACTCGTGAGG GTGAATGCCCAGCACTCCCGCCTTCCTATCTCCCTGAtggaggggaaactgaagctgtaTCAGAGTGGGGGCTCTGTGGTCATCGAGACTGACTTCTCCCTGAGGGTCACCTACGACTGGGTCAGCTCCCTGGTGGTGAAGATCTCCAGTAGCTTCTGGGAGAGTGTGCGTGGCCTGTGCGGCAACTACAACGGGGAACCTGGGGACGACTTTGCCACCCCCACGggggcactggctgccagccccgtGGAGTTTGGAAAGAGCTGGAAGGTGGAGGATGGGGACAGGTTCTGCTGGGATGACTGCCATGGGGTGTGCAAGAGCTGCTCCCCAGAGCTGGTCGGCAGGTACAAAGCTGAGCCCTTCTGTGGCTGGATCACCAAAGGGGCGGGCGGACCCTTCAGCCGATGCCACTCCGTGATCGACCCCAAAATCTACCTGGACAACTGCGTCTACGACCTGTGCATGAACGACGGCCTCAAGGAGATGCTGTGCCGGGCGCTGACGAGCTACGCCGATGCCTGCCGGAGAGAGGGGGTGGATATCTCTGAGTGGAGAAGTCTCACAGGCTGCA CTCTGCCCTGTCCGGAGAACAGCCAGTACCAGCTCTATGGCTCTGCATGTCCTGCCACCTGCAATGACCGAGCGGCCCCTAACAACTGCTCCTCGCCCTGCGTGGAGACCTGCCAGTGCAACGAGGGCTTCGTGCTGGATGCTGGGAAATGCATCCCCAAGGCCGGCTGCGGGTGCGAGTTTGAGGGCCGCCTTTACGCCCCTGGAGAGCAATTCTGGGGGGACGGTGCCTGCATGAGACGCTGTGTCTGCAACCCGCAAACCAGGCAGGCGAGCTGCCAGGTCGCGGGGTGCAGGACTGGGGAGCAGTGCCGGGTGGAGAAAGGCATCCAGAACTGCTACCCCATCAGCTATGCCAGCTGTGCGACCAGCGGGTATTCCCACTACCGCAGCTTTGATGGGCAGAGGTTTGACTTCCAGGGCACCTGCCAGTACCAGCTTGCCGGGCTGAGCAAGAAGAGCCAGGAGCTGGTGGATTTCCGGGTCCTGGTGCAGAACGCCCGCCGGGATGGCCGATCGGTGTCCTTCAGCAAAGTAGTGCAGCTCCACGTCTACGGAGTGGAGACCACTGTCAGCTGGGCCTTTCGGGGCAAGATCATG GTGAATGGTGTTTTGACCAACCTGCCATACCAAGTAGGCACAGGGAAGATCTCCATGTACCAGAGAGGCTGGGATGCCGTGATCCAGACAGATTTTGGCCTCACTGTCACCTTTGACTGGCACAGCCGGGCCACCGtcacagtgcccagcacctacGCCAGTGCCCTGGGTGGTCTGTGCGGCAACTTCAATGGGGACAGGAGCGACGAGCCGGCTGGGAAGGACGGCGCGGGTGCCGGGCGCAGCTGGAGGGTGGCCGAGCCCCAGGGGTGTGGCGAAGTCGACGTGGGGGCCTGTCCCGACCTGGAAGCCCTCGCCAATCGCCAGCGGGGCATCAACACCGAATGCGGGATCATCCTGGAGAAAACTGGCCCCTTCAGAGAGTGCCACAGCAAAATTGACCCTGAGGGCTTCTTCCTTGACTGCGTGTCCGACTACTGTGCGTCCAAGGGGCAGTTGGCTGTGCTAGGGCAGGTGATCGCTGGCTATGCCTCAGCCTGCCAGGCCGCTGGGCTGACTGTATATCCCTGGAGATACCACGTCTTCTGGA AGCCAGCCTGTCCCCGGAACAGCCACTACGAGATCTGCGCCTGGGGCTGCCAGCCGACCTGCAGCAGCCTCTACGCCCCAGTTCAGTGCTcggcccagtgctgggagggctgCGTCTGTGACGAGGGCTTTGTGCTGAGTGGCGACCGCTGCGTGCCCATGTCCCAGTGCGGCTGCATCCACCAGGGCTTTTACTACCAGGCCGGGGAGACCTTCCAGCCGACGTGCCAGGAGCAGTGCGTCTGCCGGGCCGGCGGCGATGTGGCCTGCAAGGGCTCGTCCTGTGGCCCCAACGAGGAGTGCAAGGTGGCGGGCGGCATCCGGAGATGCCACCCTGTGGGATCCGCCACCTGCACTGTCTCCGGCAGCTCCCGTTACATCACCTTTGATGGCACTGCTGCCAACTTCCAAGGTACCTGCACCTATGCCCTGGCCACGACCTGCGCCAATGCTCAGAAGCTGACGCCCTTCGCCGTCCACCTGGAGAACAAGCCATGGGGCACCAGGCAGGTCTCCGTGGCCAAGCTGGTGTCCATCCGCCTCTATGGGACCACCCTTGCCCTGCTGCAGGGCATGAGGGGGCTGATCAGG gtgGACGGGGTGTCCCACAACCTGCCTGTGGTCGTGGCCGACGGGCGGCTCTGGGCGTATCAGCACGGCGGGAATGTCCTGGTGCAAACTGACTTCGGCCTCACCGTGAGCTACAACCTCCTGTACAACGTGAGAGTCACCGTCCCAGGGAACTACCAGGGCCAGATGTGCGGCCTGTGCGGCAACTACAACGGGCGTCAGGATGACGAGTTCCTGCTCCCCGATGGCAGGGTGGCCCCTAACGTGGCAGCGTTCGCCTCCGCCTGGAAAATCCCAGTCCCAGGAGTGGCCTGTGCGGATGGATGCGCCGGGAACAGCTGCCCGGTTTGCGAAGAGACCAAAAAGGACGTCTTCAAACAGCGCAACTACTGCgggctgctcacagcccctgATGGCCCCTTTGCCACCTGCCACAGCACAGTCAGCCCCACTGTGTATTTCAACAACTGCCTGAATGATCTGTGCCTGGGCAACGGAGACTCCCAGCTCCTGTGCCAGAGCCTCCACAGCTACGTGACGGCCTGCCAGGATGCCGGGGCCCCCATCCAGCCCTGGAGGAGCGCCTCCTTCTGCC CTCTGAGttgcccagccaacagccactatGAGGTGTGTGCCGACCTCTGCACTGCGACCTGCGCCGGGATCACCGAGTCCACCCCGTGCCTGGAGACCTGCGCCGAAGGCTGCCAGTGCGACGATGGCTTCTTCTTCGATGGCCTGGACTGCGTGACTGTGGAGAGTTGTGGCTGCTTCGAGAAGGGGAGATACTACAAg CCCAACGAGACAGTGCTGGTGAGCGAGTGTCAGCAAAGATGCAGCTGCAGCCCGGCCcgagggctgagctgtgagtcCCACAGCTGTGCCAGTGATGAGACCTGTGAGATCAAAGATGGTGTCATGGGCTGCATCAACAAAG acCCCTGCAAATCCCTGAGATGCCGGACCAAGGAGACATGTAAGGTCGAGAGCGGTCGTGCAACGTGTGTCCCTGACTACAAGAagacctgctggggctggggggacccgCACTATCACACCTTCGACGGGCTGAACTTTGACTTCCAGGGTACCTGCACCTACACCCTGGCCAAGTACTGCGGGACcgaccccaccctggagcccttcACCATCGATGAGAAGAACGACAACAGGGGGGGCAACCAGGCTGTCTCCTATGTGCGCCTGACCAACATCTACGTCTACGGGTACAACATCTCCATCTACAAGAAAGAGGTCGGCAAAGTCCGG CTGAATGACATCGTCACCAGCCTGCCGCTGACCCTGGCCGACGGCAAGCTGCGGCTTTTCCAGAGCGGCCTGAGCGCTGTGCTGCAGACGGCCTTCGGCCTGGAGGTCTCCTTCGACTGGAACTGGCTGCTGGAGGTGACTCTGCCCAGCAGCTACTATGGTGCCACCTGCGGCCTGTGTGGGAATTACAACCAGGACCCAGCAGACGACATGGCAACGCCGGCCGGCGCCCGGCTCAGCTTGGTGGTGGAGTGGGCTGCCAGCTGGAAGGTGAGGGACCGCGACCCATTCTGCTGGCACGTCTGCCAAGGGAAATGCCCGACCTGTGAGGAGGAGCAGCGGCAGCGCTACCACCGGGATGAGGCCTGCGGGCTGATTGCCAAGGTGGATGGCCCCTTCCGCGAATGCCACCGCAAGCTCAGCCCGGATAACTTCTTCGACAGCTGCGTCTACGACGTCTGCCTCAACGGTGGTGCCAAGAGCATGCTGTGCCAGGCGCTGGGTGCCTATGCCGCCAGCTGCCGCAAGGAGGGGGTCGTGGTCCGCGATTGGAGGACGCAATCcggctgca ccctgccctgccctgagaaCAGCCACTACGAGGCCTGTGGGAACGCCTGCCCAGCCAGCTGCTCTGACCGAactgccccttcctcctgccgGGAGCCCTGTGTGGAGACCTGCCAGTGTAACGATGGTTACGTCCTGAGTGCCGGCCAGTGTGTCCCTGTGGGGAGCTGCGGATGCGACTATAACGGCCAATACTACAAACCCAGCGAGGAGTTCTGGGCCGACGAGAACTGCCGCTCTCGGTGCAGGTGTGACCCCCGCCTGGGCATGGTGGTTTGCCAGGAGACCAGCTGCAAGGCCAGCGAGAGATGCGCCGTGGTCAATGGGGTCCGTGGCTGCCACGCAATCAGCTACTCCACCTGCACGGCCTCCGGGGACCATCATTACACCACCTTCACTGGGAGAAGATATGACTTCCAAGGCACGTGCATCTACCAGCTGGCTGGGCTCTGCTCCAGGGACCCCACGCTAACCCCATTCAACATCACAATCTGGAACAACCGTGGCAGCAGGGCCTTGTCCTTTGCCAAGGTGATGACCTTGGAGGTGTACGGCAGAACCATCACTGTCAGCCAGCAGCACCCTCGCAGGATCCAG GTGGATGGAGTCTTTGTGGATCTGCCTTTCTACCATGAGGAGAAGCTACAGGCCTACGTCAGCGGAGCCCAAGTCCTCATCAAGACTGCCTTCGCCCTGATTGTGACCTTCGACGGGAGCGGCCTGGTCCGGGTCACCGTGCCCAACACCTACACCAACGCCCTCTGCGGTCTGTGTGGCAATGGCAACCAGAGCCCTGGCCAAGATCTGACCATGAGGGATGGGAGCCGGGCCGCCAACGCCGTCCAGTTCGCAGAGAGCTGGAAGGTTGGTGACGTCCCGGGGTGCTCGTCTAGCTGCACCGGGGACTGCCCAGTCTGCAGCGAGGCTCAGAGACAACCCTACAAGGGAGACCAGTACTGCGGGGTCATCACCAGAGGGGATGGGCCATTCAGACAGTGCCACGGGGCCATCGACCCAGCCCCCTTCTTCAATGATTGTCTCTCCGACACCTGCCAGTACAAGGGGCATTACTCGGCTCTGTGCGACGCGATCGGCGCCTACATGACAGCCTGCCAGGCTGGGGGCATCCAGATAGGGCCTTGGAGGACGGCCTCGTTCTGCA GCCCCACCTGCCCCCGTAACTCCCACTACGAGCTCTGTGGGAGCGGCTGCCCTGCCACCTGCCACGGGCTCTCGGCACCGGACAACTGCGACGCCCCCTGTGCCGAAGGGTGTTTCTGTGATGCCGGGTTCCTCCTGAGCGGAGACCGGTGCGTCCCCGTCGCGCAGTGCGGCTGTGTGCACCAGGGCAGGTACtacaggaagggagaggagttctACGCCAGCGCCTCCTGCCAGGAACGGTGCCGGTGCCAAGACAACGGGGTCGTCGAGTGCCAGGAGGCCTCCTGCGGAGCCAACGAGCAGTGCAGGGTGGAGAACGGAGTCCTGGGCTGCCACGCCATGGGCTGCGGCAAATGCACCGTGGCTGGCGATTCCCACTACCTGACCTTCGACGGACGGGCCTTTGACTTTCAGGGCTCCTGCACTTACACCTTAGCCGAGCTCTGCAGCAGCAGTTCCCGACTGGCGAACTTCTCTTTGGTGGTGGAGAAGGAGAGCTCTGGCGATGGTCGCGTGGCTCGGACGAGGTCGCTGGTAGTCTCTGTCCGTGGCTACGCCATCACCGTGGAGAGGGGGAGGAAATGGGCAGTCGTg GTGAACGGGGAGCTCTatgctctgccactggccctaGACAGCGGGAGAATCCGTGTGAACCAGGAGGGGAAGAATGTCGTGGTCCAGACCGATTTTGGCCTCAAAGTCCTTTACGATGCTTCCTACTACGCCTTGGTGTCCGTCCCCAGCTCCTACAAGGGAAACGTGTGTGGCTTGTGTGGCAACTTCAACGGCGACAAGAACGACGACTTCCTGCTGCCCGGTGGGAAAAGCGCACGGAACGCGGATGAGTTCGGGGCCTCCTGGAAGGTGCCCGTTGATGGTGCCACCTGCGCCGATGGCTGTGGTGAGAGGTGCCCCGTCTGCGATGCAGCCAAGACAGCACCGTACCAGGTCGAGAGCTCCTGTGGGCTGATCAGAACTGCCTCGGGTCCCTTCAGAGACTGTCACTTGCTGGTCAGCCCCGCCGAGTACTTCAACCATTGTCTCTACGACATGTGTGCCACTAATGGGGCGGGAGAGACCCTGTGCCAGAGCCTCCAGGCCTACGCAGCCGCATGCCAGGCAGCTGGGGCCAAGATCAGAGCCTGGAGAACAGCCTCCTTCTGCC CCTTGGCctgcccagccaacagccactacGAGCTGTGCACTAGATCCTGTGATTTCACCTGTGCTGGCTTGTCCACCCCTGCCCAATGCACCAGCAAGTGCTTTGAAGGCTGCCAGTGCGATGTGGGCTATGCGGCCGATGGGGAGGGGTGCATGTCCATGGACAGGTGCGGCTGTGTGCGTGATGGACGCTACGTCAAG GCCGGGGAGAGCGTTGTCTCCAGCGACTGCTCCGAGAAGTGCACCTGCCGTGCCACAGGCGGGCTTGTCTGTGAGCCACACAGCTGCCCTGCTGGAGAGGCCTGTGTGCTCCAGGACGGGGTGCGCGGCTGCGTGAAGCGGGAAGGCCGGTGCACGCTGGTTCCCGGAGCCCGGCTCACCTCCTTCGACGGCGCCTGGGGGAAGATCCTCGACAGTGGGGCCTATGAGGTGGCTTCACTCTGCAACagcagcgccccctcctggtttAGGGTGGTGGTAGAGGTCCAGCAGTGCAGCAGCGGGGGAGTGGTGGCTGGTGCAGCCATCTACATCTTCTTCCCGGAGGCTTTTGTCGTTGTCAAGAGGAACAAGGAGACGTGG GTGAACGGGCGCCCAGTGCCGCTCCCGGCGAAGATCTCCAACGTGTCTGTGAGCGAGTCTCAGGGCGGCGTGGCCGTGGTCCAGGCCTCGGGACTGCAGGTTCTGTTCAGCCCCAGTGGGGAGGTGACATTGAGAGTCGGTGAGAGCCTGGCTAACAAGCTGTGCGCACCCTGTGGGAACTTCAATGGCAACATGTCTGATGACCTGCGGCTGCCCAGCGGGCAGGTCACGGGGAACCTCGCGGAGGTCGTTGCTGCCTGGAAGGCCAGAGACTTCTCCGGGTG CAAAGAATAG